From Chitinophagaceae bacterium, the proteins below share one genomic window:
- a CDS encoding response regulator transcription factor: MPSIALADDHSLLRISLAQLVESLGNTVLFEANNGKEFQEKLDKKNLPEIVLMDINMPEMDGFQTTQWLKTNHPDVKVLALSMYDNETSIIRMLKCGARGYILKDSEPAELKAAIHALMDKGFYYSDLVSGKLMHAINKMDDDGEGLKNLVPLNDRETEFLKYSCTELTYKEIADKMFVSPRTIDGYRDVLFEKLHVKTRVGLVMYAIKNGIVNV, from the coding sequence ATGCCATCCATTGCTTTAGCAGATGATCACTCACTCCTCCGCATCAGCCTTGCCCAATTAGTGGAAAGCCTTGGCAATACGGTACTATTTGAAGCCAACAATGGCAAGGAATTCCAGGAAAAATTAGATAAAAAGAACCTGCCTGAAATTGTCCTCATGGACATCAATATGCCCGAAATGGATGGCTTCCAGACCACCCAATGGCTCAAAACAAACCACCCCGATGTAAAAGTCCTTGCCCTCAGTATGTACGATAACGAAACCTCCATCATCCGGATGCTTAAATGCGGCGCCCGGGGATATATATTAAAAGACAGTGAACCGGCCGAACTGAAAGCAGCCATTCACGCCTTAATGGACAAAGGGTTTTACTACAGCGACCTGGTGAGCGGCAAACTGATGCATGCCATCAATAAGATGGATGATGATGGCGAAGGATTGAAGAACCTGGTTCCGCTGAATGACCGGGAAACCGAATTCCTTAAATACAGTTGTACCGAACTCACCTACAAGGAAATTGCGGATAAGATGTTTGTAAGCCCACGTACCATCGACGGCTACCGGGATGTACTGTTTGAAAAACTGCATGTAAAAACAAGGGTGGGACTGGTGATGTATGCAATTAAGAATGGGATTGTTAATGTATAG